The following are encoded together in the Gilvimarinus sp. DA14 genome:
- a CDS encoding ThuA domain-containing protein, producing MRSFTARLALAATLLVSALPALAEQFSVLLFTKTGGWHHKSINAGVDAMQEMAERHHFKLDWQEMSDVFADDRLKNYDVIVFLNTTADILNDDQQAAMERFIQSGKGFVGIHSASDTEYDWDWYTKMVGRTFHIHPAIQTAEVEVLDRKFPGLERMPDRFLWTDEYYEFGAERIDGLNYILAVDENTYDPVADWGQVAGKGMGFHPIAWYHEYDGGRAFYTGLGHMPSTYKDKMFLEHIYGGVYWAATGKGLRKK from the coding sequence ATGCGCTCATTTACCGCCAGGCTGGCCCTGGCAGCCACCCTACTTGTCTCAGCCCTACCCGCGCTCGCCGAACAGTTTAGCGTTCTGCTGTTCACCAAAACTGGAGGCTGGCATCACAAATCCATCAACGCCGGTGTGGATGCCATGCAGGAAATGGCCGAGCGTCATCACTTCAAGCTCGACTGGCAAGAAATGTCCGACGTATTTGCCGACGACCGCCTGAAAAACTACGACGTGATCGTCTTTTTAAACACTACCGCAGACATCCTCAACGACGACCAGCAAGCCGCCATGGAGCGATTTATTCAGTCCGGTAAAGGCTTCGTCGGTATCCACTCAGCATCCGATACCGAATACGACTGGGACTGGTACACCAAAATGGTCGGCCGCACCTTCCACATTCATCCGGCCATTCAAACCGCCGAAGTGGAAGTACTGGATCGTAAATTTCCCGGCCTAGAGCGCATGCCCGACCGCTTCCTGTGGACCGACGAATACTACGAATTTGGCGCCGAGCGCATCGACGGTCTCAATTACATTCTCGCCGTAGACGAAAACACCTATGACCCGGTTGCCGACTGGGGCCAGGTGGCCGGTAAAGGCATGGGCTTTCACCCAATTGCCTGGTACCACGAATACGACGGCGGCCGTGCTTTCTACACCGGCTTAGGCCACATGCCTTCCACCTATAAAGACAAAATGTTCCTGGAGCATATCTACGGCGGCGTGTACTGGGCCGCGACGGGAAAAGGGCTTCGAAAAAAATAA
- the ruvX gene encoding Holliday junction resolvase RuvX has protein sequence MTALLAFDYGTRSIGVATGQRQTGMASPLTELRARDGIPNWDEIKKLLDEWQPDLVLVGLPLNMDGSESELSTRARKFANRIHGRFGLAVQMVDERLSSFEAKQEHRAAGGSSHYKSDPVDAIAARLILETWLNQNA, from the coding sequence GTGACCGCACTGCTCGCCTTCGACTATGGCACTCGCAGTATCGGTGTAGCCACCGGGCAACGTCAGACCGGCATGGCCTCGCCGCTCACCGAATTGCGCGCCCGCGACGGCATTCCCAATTGGGATGAGATTAAAAAACTGCTGGATGAATGGCAGCCCGATTTAGTGTTAGTCGGTCTACCCCTAAATATGGACGGCAGCGAGAGCGAGCTGAGCACACGCGCACGCAAATTCGCCAATCGTATTCACGGCCGTTTCGGGCTGGCGGTACAAATGGTAGATGAGCGCCTGTCCAGTTTCGAAGCCAAACAAGAGCACCGCGCCGCAGGCGGCTCGAGCCATTATAAAAGCGATCCGGTAGACGCGATTGCAGCAAGGCTGATTCTGGAAACCTGGCTCAATCAGAACGCATAG
- a CDS encoding transposase — translation MTANLILMARPLRIEFAGALYHVTSRGDGREDIYLNDEDRAVWLEVLGEVCNRYNWVCHAYCLMSNHYHILIETPESNLSVGMRQLNGVYTQRFNRLHSRVGHVFQGRYKAILVDKESYLLELARYIVLNPVRARMVRKAQQWRWSSYRATAGFEPVKPWLNVDWLLSSFARRRKTACERYQRFVEEGKGQPSPWESLKNQVFLGSEAFVEQMQTLLDSDKSLDEVPSSQRRPFAKPLSDYARSAESRNEAIVATWLSGGYKMKEIAEYFGLHYSSVSKIIKAHENSQFKT, via the coding sequence TTGACTGCTAATCTGATTCTTATGGCCAGACCGCTACGCATAGAATTTGCCGGAGCTCTCTATCATGTCACTTCACGGGGTGATGGTAGGGAAGATATCTATCTGAATGATGAGGATAGAGCAGTCTGGCTGGAAGTGTTGGGTGAGGTTTGCAACCGCTACAATTGGGTTTGCCATGCCTACTGCCTGATGAGTAATCATTATCATATTCTGATAGAAACCCCAGAGTCTAATTTGTCCGTGGGAATGCGCCAACTAAACGGTGTTTATACGCAGCGTTTTAATCGGCTGCATTCCCGTGTAGGCCATGTGTTTCAGGGGCGCTACAAGGCGATTCTTGTTGATAAGGAATCCTACTTGCTGGAGTTGGCGCGTTATATCGTTTTAAACCCTGTTCGAGCGAGAATGGTCCGAAAAGCCCAGCAATGGCGCTGGAGTAGTTATCGAGCAACGGCTGGATTCGAGCCGGTAAAACCTTGGTTAAATGTCGATTGGTTGCTGAGCAGTTTTGCTCGCCGACGAAAAACCGCTTGTGAGCGCTATCAGCGCTTTGTGGAAGAAGGGAAAGGGCAGCCATCACCGTGGGAAAGTTTAAAGAATCAGGTGTTTCTAGGAAGTGAAGCATTTGTTGAGCAGATGCAAACGTTATTGGATTCTGATAAAAGCTTAGATGAGGTACCAAGCAGTCAAAGGCGCCCATTCGCTAAACCACTGAGTGACTATGCAAGATCAGCCGAATCACGCAATGAAGCGATAGTAGCCACCTGGCTTTCGGGTGGGTATAAAATGAAAGAAATAGCTGAGTACTTTGGGTTACATTACTCTTCTGTGAGTAAAATAATAAAAGCCCACGAGAATTCACAATTCAAGACCTGA
- the hemW gene encoding radical SAM family heme chaperone HemW encodes MSSLQIPPLSLYIHIPWCVRKCPYCDFNSHQAAAELPEAEYVAALAQDLSADAELAQGRKLGSIFFGGGTPSLFSAQAIGQILQDAESIIGFESGIEITLEANPGTFEQAKFTDFRRAGVNRLSIGIQSFADAQLKALGRIHDSAAAHRAVATARRAGFNNINLDLMHGLPDQSRAAGLEDLRTAIDFAPEHISWYQLTIEPNTVFYSQPPQLPEEDTLADIQDDGHDLLQAAGYKRYEVSAYASGPQAKHNINYWQFGDYLGIGAGAHGKITLAEEDTIIRQWKTRQPDRYLQAGTGPGRFTNPAIAGRETIDPDARPLEFLLNALRLLEGCEPSLYQQRTGLKLSSLHPQWQRLHTRGLVTSLEERIGTTNLGLRFLNEVLGCYS; translated from the coding sequence TTGTCGAGCCTGCAGATTCCCCCTCTATCACTCTACATCCATATTCCCTGGTGCGTGCGCAAATGCCCGTATTGCGATTTTAACTCCCACCAGGCGGCAGCCGAATTACCCGAAGCCGAGTATGTAGCTGCCCTGGCCCAAGACTTAAGCGCCGATGCCGAATTGGCCCAGGGGCGCAAGCTGGGCAGCATTTTTTTTGGCGGCGGCACCCCCAGCCTTTTCTCGGCACAAGCAATAGGCCAAATACTGCAGGATGCAGAGTCGATCATTGGCTTTGAATCCGGCATAGAAATCACCCTAGAAGCCAACCCAGGCACCTTTGAGCAAGCAAAGTTCACGGATTTTCGCCGCGCCGGCGTCAACCGACTTTCTATCGGTATTCAGAGCTTTGCCGATGCACAGTTAAAAGCACTGGGGCGGATACACGACAGCGCCGCGGCGCATCGAGCGGTCGCCACGGCGAGGCGAGCCGGTTTCAACAATATCAACCTGGATTTAATGCACGGCCTGCCGGACCAAAGCCGAGCGGCGGGGCTGGAAGATTTACGCACCGCGATAGATTTCGCGCCCGAGCACATCAGCTGGTACCAGCTGACCATCGAACCCAATACCGTTTTCTACAGTCAGCCGCCCCAGCTACCCGAAGAAGACACCCTGGCCGATATTCAGGACGACGGCCACGATCTGCTGCAAGCGGCAGGCTACAAGCGTTACGAAGTATCTGCCTACGCAAGCGGCCCACAGGCAAAGCATAATATTAACTACTGGCAATTCGGCGACTATCTGGGCATAGGCGCAGGCGCGCACGGAAAAATCACCCTTGCCGAGGAAGACACCATCATCCGCCAGTGGAAAACCCGTCAGCCGGATCGCTATCTGCAGGCAGGTACTGGGCCCGGGCGCTTTACCAACCCGGCCATTGCGGGGCGCGAAACCATAGATCCAGACGCGCGACCGCTGGAGTTTCTGCTTAACGCCCTGCGTCTGCTCGAAGGCTGTGAGCCGAGCCTCTATCAACAGCGCACTGGTCTCAAGCTGAGTTCTCTGCACCCCCAATGGCAGCGCCTGCACACGCGCGGCTTGGTCACCTCCTTAGAAGAGCGCATTGGCACCACCAACCTGGGATTAAGGTTTCTCAACGAGGTACTTGGTTGTTACAGTTAG
- the rho gene encoding transcription termination factor Rho gives MNLTDLKKKPIEELIDIAREMGQENLARSRKQDIIFNILKRHAKSGEDIYGDGVLEILQDGFGFLRSADSSYLAGPDDIYVSPSQIRRFNLRTGDTIAGKIRPPKEGERYFALLKVNEINFDKPESSRNKILFENLTPLFPDERLVLEAGNGSTEDLTGRIIDLISPIGKGQRGLIVAPPKAGKTIMMQNIAQAITRNNPECHLIVLLIDERPEEVTEMQRSVRGEVVASTFDEPPARHVQVADMVIERAKRLVEHKKDVIILLDSITRLARAYNTVIPSSGKVLTGGVDAHALERPKRFFGAARNIEEGGSLSIIATALVDTGSKMDEVIYEEFKGTGNLELHLDRKIAEKRTYPAINVRRSGTRREDLLMKDDEMQRVWILRRLLNDMEDVAATEFLVDKLKDFKTNDEFFLSMKRK, from the coding sequence ATGAACCTTACCGATCTTAAAAAGAAACCCATTGAAGAACTGATTGATATCGCCCGCGAAATGGGGCAAGAAAACCTCGCCCGCTCGCGCAAACAAGACATCATCTTTAATATCCTCAAGCGCCACGCCAAAAGCGGTGAAGACATCTACGGCGACGGGGTGCTGGAAATTCTACAAGACGGCTTCGGCTTTTTGCGCTCAGCCGACAGTTCATACCTGGCCGGTCCCGACGACATTTACGTGTCGCCCAGCCAAATTCGTCGCTTTAACCTGCGCACCGGCGACACCATTGCGGGTAAGATTCGCCCCCCTAAAGAAGGCGAACGCTATTTTGCCCTGCTGAAGGTTAACGAGATTAACTTCGACAAACCCGAAAGCTCCCGCAACAAAATTCTCTTTGAAAACCTCACCCCCCTCTTCCCCGACGAACGCCTAGTACTCGAAGCTGGTAATGGCTCTACCGAAGACTTGACCGGCCGCATCATTGATCTGATCAGCCCTATCGGTAAGGGTCAGCGCGGCTTGATTGTCGCACCGCCCAAGGCGGGTAAAACCATCATGATGCAGAACATTGCTCAGGCCATCACTCGCAACAACCCTGAGTGCCACCTGATCGTACTGCTGATTGACGAGCGCCCGGAAGAAGTAACCGAAATGCAGCGCTCCGTACGCGGTGAAGTGGTTGCCTCCACCTTCGATGAACCACCAGCGCGCCACGTGCAAGTGGCCGACATGGTGATTGAGCGCGCCAAACGCCTGGTAGAGCACAAAAAAGATGTCATCATCCTGCTGGACTCCATCACTCGTCTGGCTCGCGCCTATAACACTGTGATTCCCTCATCCGGTAAAGTTCTGACCGGCGGCGTGGATGCCCACGCTCTGGAGCGCCCCAAGCGTTTCTTTGGTGCCGCGCGTAACATTGAAGAGGGCGGTAGCCTGTCTATTATCGCTACCGCACTGGTGGACACCGGCTCGAAAATGGACGAAGTGATTTACGAAGAGTTTAAAGGCACCGGTAACCTTGAGCTGCACTTGGATCGCAAGATCGCGGAAAAACGTACCTACCCTGCCATTAACGTACGCCGCTCCGGCACTCGCCGCGAAGATTTGTTAATGAAAGACGACGAAATGCAACGCGTATGGATTTTGCGCCGCCTGCTGAACGATATGGAAGACGTAGCGGCCACCGAATTCTTGGTGGATAAGCTAAAAGACTTTAAAACCAACGATGAATTCTTCCTGTCGATGAAAAGAAAGTAA
- a CDS encoding YqgE/AlgH family protein has protein sequence MTTTDTNESLEPGSLRNHFLIAMPGMSDPHFAHSVTYICEHSDDGAMGIVINLPMDLTLGDIYQQLELSLEHSSAERPALAGGPVSVERGFVLHPNCANQQWQSSIQVSPDISLTASRDILEAMAEGRGPENSLVALGYAGWEKGQLEQEIADNAWLTVPADQQILFHTPTEQRWAAAARNLGIDLNLISSVAGHA, from the coding sequence ATGACCACGACCGACACCAACGAATCTCTGGAACCTGGCTCACTTCGCAATCATTTCCTGATTGCCATGCCCGGCATGAGCGATCCTCATTTTGCCCACAGCGTAACCTATATCTGTGAACACTCAGATGATGGCGCTATGGGGATTGTCATCAACCTGCCTATGGATCTGACACTGGGCGACATTTATCAACAGCTTGAACTGAGCCTAGAACACAGCTCAGCCGAACGCCCCGCCCTGGCGGGCGGCCCGGTCAGTGTCGAGCGCGGTTTTGTCTTGCACCCCAACTGTGCCAACCAGCAATGGCAATCGAGCATCCAGGTGTCACCCGATATTTCGCTCACCGCAAGCCGGGACATTCTTGAAGCCATGGCCGAAGGCCGAGGGCCTGAAAACTCACTGGTGGCGCTGGGCTATGCCGGCTGGGAAAAGGGCCAACTGGAACAGGAAATTGCCGACAACGCCTGGCTGACAGTTCCCGCCGATCAACAAATTTTATTTCACACCCCCACCGAGCAGCGCTGGGCTGCGGCTGCACGCAACCTCGGTATCGACCTCAACTTAATTTCCAGTGTCGCGGGCCACGCATAG
- the trxA gene encoding thioredoxin TrxA, whose product MSNDAIVHVTDDSFDADVLQSDLPVLVDFWAAWCGPCKMIAPVLDELADQYAGKIKIAKMDVDANKETPAKFGIRGIPTLIIYKGGSAESTKVGALSRAQLVEFIDSAL is encoded by the coding sequence ATGAGTAACGACGCCATTGTTCACGTTACCGACGATTCTTTCGACGCCGATGTTCTGCAATCTGATCTGCCGGTACTGGTAGACTTCTGGGCAGCCTGGTGCGGCCCCTGCAAAATGATCGCGCCGGTTCTCGATGAGCTGGCCGACCAATATGCGGGCAAAATCAAAATCGCCAAAATGGATGTAGATGCCAACAAAGAAACCCCGGCCAAGTTTGGTATTCGCGGTATTCCAACACTGATCATCTACAAAGGCGGCAGCGCCGAGTCCACTAAAGTGGGCGCCCTGAGCCGTGCTCAGCTGGTTGAATTTATCGATTCTGCGCTATAA
- the ubiD gene encoding 4-hydroxy-3-polyprenylbenzoate decarboxylase, giving the protein MKYTDLRDFISQLEARGELKRISVEVDPNLEMTEICDRTLRAGGPALLFENPKGYDIPVLGNLFGTPERVAMGMGEDSVEALREIGKLLAFLKEPEPPKGLKDAWEKMPIFKQVLNMAPKVLKKAPCQEVIINEQDIDLDKLPIQTCWPGDAAPLVTWPLVITRGPHKERQNLGIYRMQKIGKNRLIMRWLSHRGGALDFREWQQEHPGKPFPVAVALGADPATILGAVTPVPDTLSEYAFAGLLRGDKTEVVKAGDNELQVPASAEFILEGHIAPDDMAPEGPYGDHTGYYNEVDSFPVFTVTRITHRKDPIYHSTYTGRPPDEPAVLGLALNEVFIPLLQKQFPEIVDFYLPPEGCSYRMAVVTMKKQYPGHAKRVMMGVWSFLRQFMYTKFVIVTDDDVNARDWKDVIWAITTRMDPARDTTLVENTPIDYLDFASPVSGLGSKMGMDATNKWPGETDREWGEPIVMDEAVKTRVDALWDSLGIGTTDTKAR; this is encoded by the coding sequence ATGAAATACACCGACCTTCGCGATTTTATCTCCCAACTCGAAGCGCGCGGCGAACTTAAACGCATCAGCGTCGAAGTTGACCCCAACTTGGAAATGACCGAAATCTGCGACCGCACCTTGCGCGCTGGCGGCCCTGCCCTTTTGTTTGAAAACCCCAAAGGTTACGACATTCCGGTACTGGGCAACCTGTTCGGCACCCCCGAGCGGGTAGCCATGGGCATGGGCGAAGATTCGGTGGAAGCGTTGCGCGAAATCGGCAAGCTCCTGGCCTTTTTAAAAGAACCCGAGCCGCCCAAAGGCCTAAAAGACGCCTGGGAAAAAATGCCCATCTTTAAACAAGTGCTGAACATGGCGCCCAAGGTGTTAAAAAAAGCGCCCTGCCAAGAGGTCATCATTAACGAGCAGGACATCGACCTCGACAAACTTCCCATTCAAACCTGCTGGCCAGGCGATGCCGCGCCGTTGGTCACCTGGCCATTGGTTATTACCCGCGGCCCCCACAAAGAGCGCCAAAACCTGGGTATTTATCGCATGCAAAAGATCGGTAAAAACCGTCTGATCATGCGCTGGTTAAGCCACCGCGGCGGCGCGCTGGATTTTCGCGAATGGCAGCAAGAGCATCCGGGCAAACCCTTTCCCGTGGCGGTCGCCTTGGGCGCCGACCCAGCCACAATTTTAGGGGCGGTCACACCCGTGCCAGATACGCTGAGCGAATACGCTTTTGCAGGCCTGCTGCGGGGGGATAAAACCGAGGTAGTAAAAGCAGGCGACAACGAGCTGCAGGTACCCGCCTCGGCCGAGTTTATTTTAGAGGGCCACATCGCACCTGACGATATGGCGCCTGAAGGGCCCTACGGTGACCACACCGGCTACTACAACGAAGTCGACAGTTTTCCGGTCTTTACCGTCACCCGCATCACCCACCGTAAAGATCCCATTTACCACAGCACCTATACCGGCCGGCCGCCAGACGAGCCTGCGGTATTGGGCCTGGCGCTGAACGAAGTCTTTATTCCGCTGCTGCAAAAGCAGTTTCCGGAAATTGTCGATTTTTATCTTCCGCCAGAAGGTTGCTCATATCGCATGGCCGTCGTCACCATGAAAAAACAATACCCGGGTCACGCCAAACGGGTGATGATGGGCGTTTGGTCATTCCTGCGACAGTTTATGTACACTAAGTTCGTCATTGTCACCGACGACGACGTCAACGCCCGCGACTGGAAAGACGTCATCTGGGCCATCACCACCCGTATGGACCCGGCGCGCGATACCACACTGGTGGAAAACACACCTATCGATTACTTGGACTTTGCCTCCCCTGTATCGGGCCTGGGCTCCAAAATGGGTATGGACGCCACCAATAAGTGGCCAGGAGAAACCGATCGCGAATGGGGCGAGCCCATTGTGATGGATGAGGCAGTCAAAACTCGGGTGGATGCCCTATGGGACAGCTTAGGCATAGGGACTACCGACACCAAGGCGCGTTAA
- a CDS encoding energy transducer TonB yields the protein MSTGGNSAAANAVAVGVDTSVKSLDRLSFTVFVAIVAHALLIFGLTFSLPKPDDLAPTLEITLANYQSATAPQDARFLAQHNQEASGTELADQELTTDQQADFAAPQVKPINPVPRIQAASEAMATQAQIVTSTEASPRQIQQPTDSESQRQEDEREGQPDEQPLVTPEIASLQAKLDRQRQEYAKRPRLRRLTSVATKTAPEAEYLLNWSRKIEQVGNDNYPQQALSQRITGKLRMSVTINPNGTIRELELSESSGIGILDQAALQIVRLAAPFDPIPAQVRANYDQLQIIRTWSFEIDGLSTASASQ from the coding sequence ATGAGCACCGGCGGCAACAGCGCTGCAGCAAACGCTGTCGCGGTGGGCGTGGACACCAGTGTTAAAAGCCTGGATCGCTTGAGCTTTACGGTTTTTGTCGCCATCGTCGCTCATGCATTGCTGATTTTCGGACTTACTTTCAGCCTCCCCAAACCCGATGATCTGGCTCCGACGCTGGAAATTACTCTGGCTAATTATCAGTCTGCAACGGCCCCGCAGGATGCGCGATTTCTCGCGCAACACAATCAAGAAGCAAGCGGCACCGAACTTGCCGATCAAGAGCTAACCACCGATCAGCAAGCGGATTTTGCCGCGCCTCAGGTGAAGCCAATTAATCCGGTGCCACGGATTCAAGCGGCCTCGGAAGCAATGGCTACTCAGGCGCAAATCGTCACCAGCACAGAGGCGTCTCCAAGACAGATCCAGCAGCCCACCGACAGCGAGAGCCAGCGCCAAGAAGACGAGCGCGAGGGCCAACCGGATGAGCAACCACTAGTCACACCAGAAATTGCCAGCCTGCAGGCCAAGCTCGACCGCCAGCGTCAGGAATATGCCAAGCGCCCTCGCCTGCGTCGCCTGACCTCAGTGGCGACTAAAACAGCACCCGAGGCTGAGTATTTGCTTAACTGGAGCCGGAAAATCGAGCAGGTGGGTAACGACAATTATCCACAGCAGGCGTTATCACAGCGCATTACAGGAAAACTGCGGATGTCGGTAACGATTAACCCCAACGGCACCATTCGCGAGTTAGAGCTGTCTGAGTCCTCGGGTATCGGAATTCTGGATCAAGCCGCATTGCAGATCGTGCGCCTCGCCGCCCCGTTCGACCCCATTCCTGCTCAAGTACGGGCAAATTACGACCAACTGCAAATTATCCGCACCTGGTCGTTCGAGATAGACGGCCTGAGTACCGCCTCGGCCAGTCAATAA
- a CDS encoding response regulator: MPSFARYTRDNPIAARLLGLIILCSSLITLIAIVLQLYTSFNDDVSSLEKRLDQVRVSTLASITKSLWGFDQDQLQVQVNSVLDVADVVQVKVDWLDWNNKPQVLTVSKQAIDDQAIAANPSRFLTKHYDLIYQDETTKPQDLGQLTITANLSSIYDKLWERALFIALIQGTKTLLVSILILWLIHTLLTRHMDTIAQYTRRLNLDKLATPLTLNRVKTDPRPDELDNVTDAINDMRETLLEDLDQRRSMELALLAEKEEKLETRRQKLAAEDASRAKSQFLATMSHEIRTPMNGVIGMLEMLRDTPLDDNQKHYLDVIHRSGETLLEIINDILDYSKIEAGKMQLEKTEFDLPALVEDTVQLFGPTANKRRLELYCYIAPQVPHKVLGDPTRLRQIIINLMGNAFKFTQQGCISLEIMPAADSSIDQPKLMFSVNDTGIGIRPEVQEHLFDAFNQADTTTTRNYGGTGLGLAICKSLCELMHGDIGVSSVKNEGSRFWFTARFNSAATAAEVKANTQLAGKHLLLVEPSEPIRLLMRRLCQEWQVKLSCAVNASSALELIEQLDFDLAVVCQELPVMSGLALAERIRRHHNHQQLPIVLLTGSEEPIDSAAQQQLKISKVLRKPVIPRHLFAALCTSLNLDPPAQQNQVQETSVEARLLSSLNILVAEDNAVNRMVITGLLGKLAVSPTVVENGEQALRAVQSAERAYDLILMDCEMPELDGFAATRAIRAYERQHNLTATTIVALTAHALEEHREAVFACGMDHFLCKPITLESLCKALDKLGLTQQMTSLGKPSDER, from the coding sequence ATGCCATCATTTGCACGCTACACCCGCGACAACCCTATCGCCGCCCGCCTGCTCGGCCTGATTATTCTTTGCAGCTCTCTGATTACCCTAATTGCTATCGTATTACAGCTTTATACTAGCTTTAACGACGATGTTTCCTCACTGGAAAAACGCCTTGATCAGGTGCGAGTCAGCACCCTCGCCAGCATCACCAAAAGCCTTTGGGGCTTCGATCAGGACCAACTGCAAGTTCAGGTAAACAGCGTGCTAGATGTGGCGGATGTGGTGCAAGTAAAAGTCGACTGGCTGGACTGGAACAACAAGCCCCAGGTTCTTACCGTCAGCAAACAGGCGATAGACGACCAGGCGATCGCCGCTAATCCATCGCGTTTTCTGACCAAACACTATGATCTAATCTACCAGGACGAAACCACCAAACCCCAAGACTTAGGGCAGCTGACTATAACGGCCAATTTGTCGAGCATTTACGACAAACTCTGGGAGCGCGCGCTGTTTATTGCGCTGATCCAAGGCACCAAGACCCTACTGGTATCCATCCTTATCTTGTGGCTGATACACACCCTACTGACCCGGCACATGGACACCATTGCCCAGTACACGCGCCGTCTCAACCTCGACAAACTAGCCACCCCGCTAACCCTTAACCGAGTTAAAACCGATCCCCGCCCCGATGAGCTGGACAATGTGACTGACGCCATCAATGACATGCGCGAAACCTTGCTTGAAGATCTAGACCAGCGCCGCTCGATGGAGCTGGCGCTGTTAGCGGAAAAAGAGGAAAAGCTGGAAACACGCCGACAAAAGCTCGCCGCCGAAGACGCCAGCCGCGCGAAAAGCCAGTTTTTAGCCACCATGAGCCACGAAATTCGTACCCCTATGAACGGTGTCATAGGCATGCTGGAAATGCTGCGCGACACGCCACTGGACGACAACCAAAAACACTATCTGGACGTCATCCATCGCTCCGGCGAGACCTTGCTGGAAATCATCAACGACATTCTCGATTACTCCAAGATTGAAGCGGGCAAAATGCAGCTGGAAAAAACGGAGTTCGATCTACCGGCTCTGGTTGAAGATACTGTGCAACTGTTCGGACCAACCGCTAACAAACGTCGCCTGGAGCTCTACTGTTATATCGCCCCTCAAGTGCCGCACAAAGTACTTGGAGATCCAACACGGCTGCGACAAATCATTATTAACTTGATGGGCAACGCCTTTAAATTTACCCAGCAAGGCTGTATTAGCCTCGAGATTATGCCCGCCGCCGACTCCAGCATCGACCAGCCCAAACTCATGTTTAGCGTAAATGACACCGGAATTGGCATACGCCCCGAGGTGCAAGAGCACTTGTTCGATGCTTTTAACCAGGCCGACACCACCACCACCCGCAACTATGGAGGCACCGGGCTGGGCCTGGCTATTTGCAAGAGCCTATGCGAACTCATGCACGGAGATATTGGCGTGAGCAGCGTCAAAAATGAGGGATCGCGTTTTTGGTTTACCGCCCGCTTTAACAGCGCTGCAACAGCAGCCGAGGTAAAAGCCAATACTCAACTCGCCGGCAAGCATTTGCTCCTGGTAGAACCTTCCGAGCCCATCCGGCTGCTGATGCGGCGATTGTGCCAAGAGTGGCAAGTAAAGCTCAGCTGCGCCGTTAACGCCAGCTCGGCGCTGGAGCTGATTGAACAACTCGATTTCGACCTGGCGGTCGTATGTCAGGAGCTGCCAGTTATGTCAGGCCTCGCGCTGGCTGAGCGCATACGTCGGCACCACAATCACCAGCAGCTGCCGATCGTTCTGCTCACAGGTTCGGAAGAGCCAATAGACAGCGCTGCACAACAACAGCTGAAAATTTCCAAGGTGCTGCGCAAACCAGTTATTCCCCGTCACCTGTTCGCCGCACTGTGCACCAGCCTAAACCTTGACCCACCGGCGCAGCAAAACCAAGTGCAGGAGACCAGCGTAGAGGCGCGCCTGCTCTCGAGCCTGAATATTCTGGTAGCAGAGGACAATGCGGTAAACCGTATGGTGATCACCGGCTTGCTGGGCAAGCTGGCCGTGTCTCCCACCGTCGTGGAAAATGGCGAGCAGGCCCTGCGAGCAGTGCAGAGCGCCGAGCGCGCCTATGACCTGATCCTAATGGACTGCGAAATGCCAGAGCTGGACGGTTTTGCCGCGACCCGTGCGATTCGCGCCTACGAACGTCAGCACAACCTTACCGCTACTACGATCGTCGCGCTTACCGCGCACGCCTTGGAGGAACACCGCGAAGCCGTATTCGCCTGTGGCATGGATCATTTTCTATGCAAGCCGATTACCCTGGAAAGCCTGTGCAAAGCCCTGGACAAACTCGGCCTGACCCAGCAAATGACCTCTCTGGGCAAGCCGTCTGACGAAAGATAG